The window CGGCGCCCAGTTCGACATAGGATCGGGTAATGCCCGCGACACTGCTGTCGAGCAGGTCCAGGATGGTGATGCCGGCAAGCGGCCGATCGATCGTGTCAGTCATGGCCTGCTCCCTTCGTGCCGGGCATGCGCGCGCCCGATCATCGCGTGATGGCAATTTGGTTCGGGCGACCCCGTTCAGGGCAATGGCGTGTCGGGCGGGATCGGTACCGCGGCCTCGTCCCGCGCGATCATCCGCTTGTAGGCGGGGCGTTCGGCGAGCCCGTCGAACCACGCGACCAGCGCCGGCGACACCCGATCCTCGATCCCGATCTTGCGCGCGAGCAGGATGGCATAGGCGATCGCGATATCGGCCACCGTGAAGCGATCCGCGCACAGAAAGGCCCGCGTCTCCAGCCGCCGCTCGACCTTGGCGAGCCGCTTGCCGAACCAGTCGGCATAGAGGATGCCCGCCTGCTCCAGCCCCCGCTCGCGTTCCATCACGCCGTAGCGCAGATAGACGGTCTGCGGAAAAGTCAGCGTCGCATCGGCATGGTGGAGGAAATCGAGAAACGCCCCGTAATCGGAATGATCGACCGGCACCGCTAGCGTATCGGGCGCGTATCGGGTCGCGAGATATTGAGCGATCGCGCAGGATTCGGTCATCACCACATCGCCGTCGACCAACGTGGGCACCGTGCCGACGGGGTTGAGATCGGTATAGCCGGGCACCAGCCGACGCGGCGGGAAGGGCAGCGCGATCAGATCGCAATCGAGCCCGATCTCCTCGATGGTCCACAGCGCCCGAAGGCCGCGCGATCCGCCGCAATGATAGAGTTTCATCGATCGACTCTCCCTTTACGGCCGGACGGTCACGCCGGTCTCGCGCATCCAGCGTTCGTACCAGTACGCCATGCGATCCCGGTGGAGCGCGGGGACGATCTCCACCGTGTCGCCATTCATCATCGTTGCGACCGCGCCGGGCGCCGCCTGCGGCCAGGCGGGCAGGCCATCGCCATTGGGATCGCCGCCCGCGATGAAATTGTACCAATAAGCCTGCTGGCGATCGGCGACCGCCTGATCCTCCGGCGTGCGGCGGGCATCGTCGAGGAAGGTGTAGGGCATGTCGGCGCAATGCGACGCACCCGGCTTGGTCGCGCGCTGGGCCGCGGGCACATAATCGAAATGATAGCTCCACGTCGGCGCGGTGCGCGCGGCGAAGGAACCGATGCCGAGGCTGGCGGCGGTGAAGAGGAAATCGGTCTGCACCCGGCGCAGTAACTCCGCCTCGCTCAGCGCACCCTCCGCCTCATAAACGGGGCGCAGTTCGTCGAGATCGATGTCGAAGCGCGCCTTCAGCGTGGCGGCGTCGAAGCCCATCATGCCGAAGATGCTCGCTTCGTTGCTGGTGGATCCGATGATCATGGGGACGGCGCTGCGTTCGCCCTCGGCAAAGGCGACGCCGACCGGCTTCTCGATCCAGTGGCTGTCGATGATCGCGCCATAATCGGGCGCGCCCGGATCGGCGGCGATGATCTGCTCGACCGTCAGTGCGCGCAGCTTGTCCAGCACATCGGGATCGTCATCGTCGATCCCCGCGCGGCGAGCGAAGGCGACGCCCTGCTCCTCGGCCCGCTTCAGCGATCGCGCCGCGTTGAACAGGCCACCGCCCGAATGCGATGCGGCGCGGGTGAAGAGGTGGCGGACCTTGTCGACCGTGACGAGCGTGTTGACGCTCGATCCGCCCGCCGAGCAGCCGAGGATGGTGACGTTCGCCGGATCGCCGCCAAAGGCCGCAATATTGCGGCGAACCCATTCGAGCGCCGAGATCTGATCGCTCAGCCAGAAATTGCCGGTGCCGCGCCCGGCCTCGGCGCTCAATGCCGGATGCGCGAAGAAACCGAACCGCCCCAGCCGGTAATTGGCCGAAACCAGCACCACCCCGCGCCGCACGATCGGCGACAGATCCTTGTCGGCGATATAGCGTCCGGAGCCGATGAAATAGGCGCCGCCGTGGATCGAAAAGAGCACCGGCAGCCCCGTCGCGCCGACATCGGGCGTGACGATATTGAGCGTCAGGCAATCCTCATCCTGCGGCAGTGGCTCACCGGGGGAGGGCTGTTGCGGGCAGACGGGGCCGAACGCAGTCGCATCCAGCACGCCCGTCCACGGCTTGGCCGGCTGCGCCTCGCGCCAGCGCAGCGGGCCAACCGGCGGCGCGGCAAAGGGGATTCCGCGAAAGGCGGCGGCAGGCCCTCCAAGCGCCACACCTCGCACGGGGCCGAGATTTGTTTCGATCACGGGGGCGCCGGCCACCGATATGTCCGCGCGGTCGGCCATACCTTTCCAACCTTCCTCTACATATTGCGGACTCTTCGGCCCTGTTTGCACCAAAGTCATTTGCTGTAGGGAATGCAAGTAATTTTGCACGGTAGGTTCGTTTTCGTCGCGCCGTATCACTTCCGTGATGCGGCAATATGCTGGCGATTACGCGGTGATCGGGCGTTGACCGGGCGGGAGGGCTGGGCGACAAGCCTCGGCGATGCTCGACTGCCTTCTGCTCGGCGACAGTATAGCGACGGGGATTGCCGCGGTGTTGAACGCCGGCGGGCCGATCTGCGCGGTCGCCGCGCGCGTGGGCGCGGGATCGGGCGAACTGGCCGCGCAGATCGCGAAGGCCGGGCCTTATCCGGTCACGATCGTGTCTATGGGCACAAACGACAAGCGCGGCAGCACTGGCCTTGATACCAATCTGGCGAATGCGCGGATGGCGCTGGGCCGCGCGCGTGTGCTGTGGGTGCTGCCTTATGATCGGCGCGCCGCCTATTCGGTGACGCAGGTCGCGTTCCGCTTCGGCGATGAACTGATCGACCTTGCGGGGTTTGCGACCCGCGACCGGATCCACCCCGCGAGCTATCGCGAGGTGGCGGCGGCTTTGCCTAAATAGCCCAGCCTAAATCCCATTCGCTCGACACGAGCGGGGTTGGGTAAGTCAGGCGTCCACGGTCAGCGTGCCGATCGCCAGACCGCGATCGGCGAAGCGTTCGCGCAGGGAAGACAGATCCTTACCGTAATCGGTGGCGGTCGGATCGACCTGCAGAGCGATGTCGAGCACGCCGTCGGTGTTGCGAACCAGCGTCGCGCCCGTCGCGGGCCAGGTCGATCGGCCGAATTCGACGCGGACTTCTTTGGCGCCCTTTTCGCGCTCGCGCAGCCACAGCTGGCTCATCAATTGGGCGAAGGCGGACGGATCGACATGCGGGGCGGGCACTTGCGGCGCGGGGACGGGCACGGCCGCGCCCGCCTGACCCGGCAGGCCGAAGCCCTGATCCGAGCGCGCGCCATTGTCATGTTCGTTGCGCATCGCATCGGCGAAGGCGCCGCGATCGCCGATCGAGGGCTGCGCGCCATCGCGGGCCTGCGCCTCGCCCTTGGCCAATTGCCCGGCGAGCTTGCCGGCCTTCCCCTGTTGAAGCCCACCCTGCGGCTGGCGGCGCGCGGCGGCGAAGGCTTCGCCCATCGCGCGGACATCCTGCTCGTTGGGTTGCTGGCGTGCGGCGGGGCGCGCATCGAGGCGCGGGGTGCTGGATGGCGCACGGGCGCTGCTCACCGAAGATCCTCCTGCGGACAGGCCGGTCATTGCGGTCTCCTTCTGCTATCGTCGATTTCGGCCGCCGCCTGCTCCTCGCGCTGCGCCTCGGCGCGGCGGTGGAGGGTGGCGGCATGATCGGCCAGGACATCGTGGCGCGCCTGCGCGCGGATCATCGCATGGCGGCGCTCATCTTCTGCGATCGTACACAGGCGCAAAGCCTCGGCGGCGTCATTTGCGGCGCTGCGGGCGACGGCCTGCGCGAACAAGGACCGTTCGACCAGGGCAAGCCGGGTCGATGCGTTGGCGAGGTCGGCGCCCAGCTGTGCGCGATCGTCGGCGAGCGTGGCGTCGGCCGCCTCGGCCTGCGTGGTCGCGGTGGCGAGTGCGCCGTCTGCCTCCATCGAAGCCTTACGCGCGGCGGCGAGATCGCGGGCGGCGCCCTCCATGCGCGCCTGTCGCAGCCGGACGAGCATCTTTGCCTGTTGCGTGCTCATGCGCCGACGCTCCGCAGCAGCATCAGCGATGTTTCCATCGGCTCCTTGAGCGTGTCGGGCTGACGCAGCAGCGCCTCGATCTCGGCGCGCGAGGCGATCGCCTTGTCGGCGGTCGGATCGGTGCCGGGCTTATACTCGCCCACCTGCACGAGGAACTCGATGTCGGCATATTTGGCCATCAGAGCGCGAACGCGGGTGGCCGCCGCCTTGTGATCGGGGCCGGCGAGGCGGGGGAAGAGGCGGCTGAGGCTGCCCAGCACGTCGATGGCCGGATAATGGCCGGCGGCACCCAGCTTGCGCGAGAGGATGATGTGGCCGTCGAGGATCGAACGGACTTCCTCGCCCACCGGATCGCTATTGTCCTCATCCTCCAGCAGCACGGTGTAGATGCCGGTGATGGAGCCATGCGCGTCGGTGCCGGCGCGTTCGAACAGGCGCGGCAGTTCGGCGAAGACCGACGGCGGGAAGCCGCGACGGACGGGCGGTTCGCCCGCCGCCAGCCCGATCTCGCGCAGCGCGCGGGCGAAGCGGGTGGCGGAATCCATCAGCAGCAGGACGCGCTTGCCCTGCGCGCGAAAACCCTCGGCGATGGCAGTGGCATGGTGGGCGGCGCGGACGCGCTCCATTGCGGGGCGGTCGGAAGTCGCGCAGACGATCACCGACCGGGCGAGGCCGTCCGGACCCAGACTGTCCTCGATAAACTCGCGGACTTCGCGGCCGCGTTCGCCGATCAGGGCGATGACGATGATCTCGGCCGAGGCGAAGCGGGCGAGCATGCCGAGCAGGGTCGATTTGCCGCCGCCCGCAGCCGCGAAAACGCCGATGCGCTGGCCGGCGCCGACCGTGAGAAGAGTATCGATCGCGCGGACGCCGGTTTCGAGCGCGGTGTCGATCAGCGCGCGCTCCATTGGCTGCGGCGCGGGGGCGTGGAGCGGGCGGCGCGGCAGGCCGTCGGGCACCGGACCCAGCCCGTCGATCGGCAGCCCGCGCCCGTCGAGGACGCGGCCGAGCAGGGCGTCACCATAAGGCACGCCCTCTTCGCCATGCCGCACGATCACTTCGGCATCAACCGAGAGGCCGCGCACGTCGGCAAGCGGGGTGAGGATTGCGGCGTTGCCGGCGATGCCGACGACCTCGGCAGGCACGGCATAGCCGGTCGCCGGCTCGACCAGTTCGCACGCCTGCCCGATGCGAGCGTCGATGCCTGTCACCTTCAGCGTGGTGCCGATCGCCTCGACCAGCCGCCCGCGCCGTTCGACCGTGGTGGTGCGGCGCAGGCTGTCGATCAGGTGATCGGCGGTACGGGCTTCGGCGGTCTCAAGCGTCATGGCGCGCCGCGTCCTTCCATGCCGCCTCGATCTGCGCGATCTGGGTGTCCAGCCCCGCGAGCGTGCGGCCGAGCGCGGTTTCGACGACGCAGTCGGTGCCCTCCAATGTCGGATCGGCCTCGACACTGATCGCATTGTGATGCGCCACGCGGGCGGTCACGGCGTCGAAGGCGGCGGGGGGCACGCGGATCGTCGCGGCGGTTTCGGGGGCGAGCGCGGCGGCGGCGCGCTCGGCGAGGCCCGCGACGAAGGCGGGGTCGCCGATATCGCCGGCGATGCGGCGGACGACTTCAAGCGCGATCGACGCGATTTCGGACTGGCGCTTGCGGCGCTCCTCCCCATCGCGCATCGCGAGGCGAAACAGTTCGGCGCGGCCTTCCTCCTCCGCGGTCGCACGGCCTTCGGCGAGACCCTCGGCCTTGCCCTCCTCACGCGCGGTGAAGCGGGCGGCCTCGATGCTGTCATGCACGCTCTGGCGCAGCAGCCCGGCCTCACCGAACAGATCGAGCGCGCCGTTGACGCTGCGCATGTCGTGCGCGGAGATCAGCGGATCGTCGGCGAGCAGGGTCGCGGCCTGATCGGCATGGACGACGATGAAGGTCATGCGGTCGCTCCTTCCAGCGCCTCCGCAACGCAGGCGGCGGCGAGCGGAGGGGGGCAGGTGTCGTCGGCGGGCGCGTCGAGCAACGGGCGCAGCCGGGGCGCGAGCGTCGCGCGGAGCAGGCCGAAGCCGCGCTCGGTCAATTGCGTGCTGTCGACGGGCTGGGCGCCGCCTTCGGGAATGCGATCGGCGCGCGAGATTGCCCAGTCGACATTGTCCTCGCCCGCCGCATTGGCATGCGCGCCGAGCCACGCGCCGTCGATCGACTTTGCGAGCGCGGGCGCGAAGGAGAGGAGGGCCGCGCGCTGCGCCAGCCGCTTGCACGCGGCGGGGGGCAGGCGGAGCCAGGTCGGCGCGGCGGCGATGTCGCTCAGGTCGAGACGCGGTGTCTCCGATCCCGCGATCCGGCGGAGCAAGGCGGCGGCGCGCCGTTCGCCGGGGCCGCCATCGCGGGCGAGCAGAGCCTCACCCGCCAGCGCGAGCGCGCGACGCTGGGCCGCGGCGCTCATGCGTTGTCCCCGCGCCGCACGACCACCGCGCGACGGCGCTGATGCCAACGGCGGAAGCTGGGATAAGCGAGGAATATCAGAGCCAGCAGCACGACGGGGATCACGAAGGTGGCGAGATTCGCCGCGATCACGCCGCCCTTCGCGCCCGGCTGCGCGCCCGGCAGCGGCTGCGCCGGGAAGGTTTCGACCGAGACATTGTCATAGGACAGCCCCTCGATCGAATTGACCACCAGCGCCTTCACCTTGCCGATCTGCGCGTCGATATTGGTGCCCGGCCGGTACTTGATGAACACCGACGCCGACGATGGCTGCTTGGTATCCGCCAGAGGCTCCGACTGGGGTAGCGCCAGATGGACGCGCGCCTGCGTAACGCCGTCGATCTGCGAGATGGTGTGCGACAGTTCCTGGCTCAAACCATAGACCAGCCGCGCGCGTTCTTCGGTGGGGGAGGATACGAAGCCCTCCTTTTTGAAGACGGTGCCGAGCGTCGCGAAATCCTCGCGCGGATAGCCCTGCGAATGCAGCACCTCGACCGCCTTGGCGAAATCGCCTGAGCCGGTCGAGATCGTCCAGCCGGTTTCGCCGCCATCCTTTTTGTCGGCGTCGATGCCCGCCGCCTGAAGGACCGCGACCATCTCGTTCGCCTGGGATTCGGACAGCTTGCTGTACAGCTCGGCGCGGCCGCAGGCTGCGAGTGCCAAGCACAGCATCCCGATCAGCACCACGCGGATGCGCCTGAAGACCATATCCATTTCTCTCTCCTTCGGCCGCGCCGTGCGTGTCAGCTTTGCTGGCGGAACAGCTGCTGGATGCCGTCCGAGGTGCGGTTGGCGATGTTCGAGGTCAGCTGGCAGTGGAACATGAATTCGTGGCAGCGCATCGTCAGGTTGACGACTTCGCCGGGGGTCATGTTCGCGCCCTTGGCCGAGGCCGTCTGGGCATAAGCCGAAACGCTGCGCGCCTCGCCATTCACCTTTTCGAGCTGGCTGAACATCGCCTTCATCGCGGGGCCGAGCTGGTCGGGGCCACCGACGCCGGCGATGCCGCCGGATCCGGCCGCGCTCAGCGAACCCTGAAAGCTGGTGATGTCCGAGATCGAGGCGGCGGGGCCGGCCTGGATCGTCTGCACCTCGGGCGGGACCACGGGGGCGAGCCCCGTGGCCGCGATCGCGTCGATCGACATGATCGCCCCCCTCAGCCCTTACGCGCCATCGTTTCGAGCGCCTTACCGACGCTGTCGATCGAGCTGGACGAGCTGTTCGACATGAAGCTCATGCGCAGCGATTCGGTGGTCAGCTTGGTGATCTGCGACGGATTGTCCGCGCCCGCCGAAACGGTGTCGGACATCTGTTCGATCCGCTGGGCCTGATTGTCGAGCGTCTGGCCCCAGGCATCGGCGAGCGCTTCGAACCAGGTGCCGGGCGCGCCGCTCTTGCCCATCTTGTTGCCGGTCAACGGGCTGCTGGCCATCAGGCCCAGGCCGCCGGTCACTGTGGTGTTCGTCATGTCACTACACTCCTACTTGCACACGTGTTGGTCTTCAGAAGGTCAGCCGTGTTTCCCGGCCATTTTTTTCGAGCAGGACGTCATGGCCCTGAATGCGGACCAGCCGATGCCCGCTGGGCATCATCGCGCCCGCAAAGTAGCGGGCGCCGTCGGCGGTCTGGATATAAGCGGGGTCGCCCGAAACGACGGTCGACACCTTCTTGGTGGCGTCGGCGACCGAACGGACGGGGCTGTTGTCATCTGGCATCAGATCGTCGCGCAGAACGACCTGGCGAACCTGCCGGACGTCGGTCTTCACCGCCTGGACCAGCTTGGTCTTCTGATCGGGGGCGAGTGGGGTGGTGCGCAGTTCGATCGCGGCGTGGCCGATCGGGCGGGCCATCGCCTGAAGCCCGTGGATCCGCGCGACGTCGGCGCTGGCATTGGCGAGATCGGTCGTGGTCTGCACGTCGAGCTGGCCGGGAATATAGGAGGCGCGCAACACCTGTTCGGCCTTCGCGCGTTCGGCATCGCCGCCGACAACGCCGGTGACGATCACGCCGCCGGTCGCGTCATTGTTGGCGGCACGCAGTTGCGGCAGGCCGGCTTCGTCGAGCGCACGTTCGACACGCTGGGCGCGGTCCGCGCGCAGGCCCAGCGCGTCCATTGCAGGACCGGCGGCGGTCGCGGCGACCAGCAGTACGCCAGCGCCGCCGAGTGCGACGAGGCGCCAGCCGGTCAGCATGTCGCCTGCCTTGTCGCCCAGCTTGCCGACGATCGCCATCGCCTGATCCTGCAGGCTGGGATCGGCTGGGCGCGGGGTGGGGACGGCGAGCGCGAGCCCGCCCGCCTCGGTCCAGCGCGCGCTTTCCGGCTGGCCCCAGGCCATCGCCACGCCGCCGATCGAAAAGGGGACGTAGGCGGGCAGCAGCGCGGTGTTGCCCGCGCTCACCGTCGATCCCAGCAGGCTTGCCTCACCGCTCAGCACCGTGACCTGTGCCGTGCCCGCGGGATCGAGCGACAGTTCGAGCGCGATGCCCTTCGTCGCCGGCTCGCGGATCACCACGTCCTGCCAGAATTGATGGCCGATCGAGATGGCGCGATCGGACGGCAGCGTCTTTTCGGTTCCCGCAAGACGGCCGTTCAACACGCGCAGGACGGGCGCGGCATCGTTGCTCATTGCGTTCTCTCCGCTGGCTTCGACAGAGGATTGGGGGCGGTCTGAGGCTGGTTCTGATACATGAAGGGCTGCGCCGCCTCGGTCGTGACCGACGTGGTGACAGGCCCGACGCGATCGGACAGGGTGGCGAGGCGCGGCGTGATCAGGAACAGCCGCTCGGTATGGCCGCGCTGCTTGGAGCGGGTCTTGAACAGGTTGCCCAGCAGCGGGATATCGCCCAGCAGCGGCACCTTCGACACATTGTCGACATCGGCGTCGACCGTCATGCCGCCCAGCAGCAGGCTTTCGCCGTTGAGGACCATCGCCTGCGTGTTGACGGTCGATCGTTCGACGATCGGGATATTCTCGACCACCGATTCCGGGCTGATGCTGCCATCCTCGATCGCGACGAGCACGCGGATGCGGGTCTGATCATGATCGCGGAAGACGTGCGGGTTGACGCGCAGGACGGTGCCCGCCGTCACGTTGAACAGATCGACCTCCTCACGGCCCGCGACACGGACGTAGAAGGTGCGGGTCCGATCGAAGATCGCCTCGACATTCGACAGGGTCATCACCTGCGGGCGCGATACGATGCGGGCGGCGCCCTTTTGCTCGAGCGCGGTGATGCGGCCGATGAACTGGCGCTGGTTGCCGATGATGGTGGAGATCGTCCCGCCATTGGCCGACG is drawn from Sphingomonas crocodyli and contains these coding sequences:
- a CDS encoding glutathione S-transferase family protein, translating into MKLYHCGGSRGLRALWTIEEIGLDCDLIALPFPPRRLVPGYTDLNPVGTVPTLVDGDVVMTESCAIAQYLATRYAPDTLAVPVDHSDYGAFLDFLHHADATLTFPQTVYLRYGVMERERGLEQAGILYADWFGKRLAKVERRLETRAFLCADRFTVADIAIAYAILLARKIGIEDRVSPALVAWFDGLAERPAYKRMIARDEAAVPIPPDTPLP
- a CDS encoding carboxylesterase/lipase family protein gives rise to the protein MADRADISVAGAPVIETNLGPVRGVALGGPAAAFRGIPFAAPPVGPLRWREAQPAKPWTGVLDATAFGPVCPQQPSPGEPLPQDEDCLTLNIVTPDVGATGLPVLFSIHGGAYFIGSGRYIADKDLSPIVRRGVVLVSANYRLGRFGFFAHPALSAEAGRGTGNFWLSDQISALEWVRRNIAAFGGDPANVTILGCSAGGSSVNTLVTVDKVRHLFTRAASHSGGGLFNAARSLKRAEEQGVAFARRAGIDDDDPDVLDKLRALTVEQIIAADPGAPDYGAIIDSHWIEKPVGVAFAEGERSAVPMIIGSTSNEASIFGMMGFDAATLKARFDIDLDELRPVYEAEGALSEAELLRRVQTDFLFTAASLGIGSFAARTAPTWSYHFDYVPAAQRATKPGASHCADMPYTFLDDARRTPEDQAVADRQQAYWYNFIAGGDPNGDGLPAWPQAAPGAVATMMNGDTVEIVPALHRDRMAYWYERWMRETGVTVRP
- a CDS encoding FliI/YscN family ATPase: MTLETAEARTADHLIDSLRRTTTVERRGRLVEAIGTTLKVTGIDARIGQACELVEPATGYAVPAEVVGIAGNAAILTPLADVRGLSVDAEVIVRHGEEGVPYGDALLGRVLDGRGLPIDGLGPVPDGLPRRPLHAPAPQPMERALIDTALETGVRAIDTLLTVGAGQRIGVFAAAGGGKSTLLGMLARFASAEIIVIALIGERGREVREFIEDSLGPDGLARSVIVCATSDRPAMERVRAAHHATAIAEGFRAQGKRVLLLMDSATRFARALREIGLAAGEPPVRRGFPPSVFAELPRLFERAGTDAHGSITGIYTVLLEDEDNSDPVGEEVRSILDGHIILSRKLGAAGHYPAIDVLGSLSRLFPRLAGPDHKAAATRVRALMAKYADIEFLVQVGEYKPGTDPTADKAIASRAEIEALLRQPDTLKEPMETSLMLLRSVGA
- a CDS encoding FliH/SctL family protein encodes the protein MTFIVVHADQAATLLADDPLISAHDMRSVNGALDLFGEAGLLRQSVHDSIEAARFTAREEGKAEGLAEGRATAEEEGRAELFRLAMRDGEERRKRQSEIASIALEVVRRIAGDIGDPAFVAGLAERAAAALAPETAATIRVPPAAFDAVTARVAHHNAISVEADPTLEGTDCVVETALGRTLAGLDTQIAQIEAAWKDAARHDA
- the sctJ gene encoding type III secretion system inner membrane ring lipoprotein SctJ, with the protein product MDMVFRRIRVVLIGMLCLALAACGRAELYSKLSESQANEMVAVLQAAGIDADKKDGGETGWTISTGSGDFAKAVEVLHSQGYPREDFATLGTVFKKEGFVSSPTEERARLVYGLSQELSHTISQIDGVTQARVHLALPQSEPLADTKQPSSASVFIKYRPGTNIDAQIGKVKALVVNSIEGLSYDNVSVETFPAQPLPGAQPGAKGGVIAANLATFVIPVVLLALIFLAYPSFRRWHQRRRAVVVRRGDNA